The window atagctaattcccaagtgtcatcagctatatagctatctgtacactcactgtacagttgtgttataactagactataagcaatcgcctttcttaataaatcgttggttgagccccaacgtgtaggagtatctaatgaccaatacacttttttaagttgatattggtcacataattgtttatatcgtctctttatcttttcaatcctaagccacttcactatatctctaattggttctaataaattgCTTAATtcttttatacctgcttggcaagataagttaactatatgcgcacaacaacgtatgtgtaataagctacccccaaggataaaactaaaagcaggttcgttatacaaaagttctatacatttaatgttcgcggttgcattatcagttgaacaacaaaatatcttatctaataagttccattctctacatatctctactaatctatattttatgttttcaccggtatgtctttctggcattgtctcaaaagcaattattcttttttgaataatccaattttgatctatccaatgtgctgttacacacatataagattctaaatgtgggggagcagaccaaatgtcagttgttatgctaaccctaccattaaaagatttaaacatttcaactaattcatagcgcattgattcatataatttaattgtgcgtcttttaagagtgctcctagggattgctctatattgtggttgcaaagtttttctagcgaaacgctcgtgtgccctactttcaccgtggttaaaaggcaattcatcacaaattacatacctagaaaattcatcaatcatatcattacgattatatctaaaaggcatacctgtgctgggaatgtcccactgtgtctgtcagcttccacttgtggtcccgctgccgcttgctgcatgagtttcttttgtgattccatgcttctttgccaaatgtttgttaaaagatcccgtaccaccacctaacacgtattcacaaaacacaataaataaatttttataaaatatgaatatataatgtatgtataaaaaacttaaaaagtatttacctctggtgaaactgtatgaaactaagggctttactccttgactttcacaaatttgacaagtgcataagaaaatatctggattctcggttggttcttttgtgaaatacgaccatacatgtgaaacagctctaccactaggaggtggcattgccggaaaaggttgtcttactggttcatcttcatctaaataaataatttaaaattataaaactataattaaataaataaataatttaaaatttaattaatttgaagaataaaattataaaactaatcgatagtttggaaattgactcgtttaccacgagcttgtctttgttgttgttgttctccttgttcttcatgtgatcttgttgatgactgtcgagatatatgtatcccaataggggtcgttggttcctcttcttgttcttcttcttgtatttctctttccacttcttctgcataattttGTTATTCTGGGTCGTaaccttctggataatttggttcataattataattactaatggaaggtgttgttgataccgacggagtagaagtggcctttcttttggaggagctggaacctcccaatgattttgccactttagtaactttttttgaggcttttttcaaaaatgaagacatgattgataatattgaaataataatagaattaagaaataaataaataattaatagactaattatgtaattaactaaattaagaaataattaaaacaataattatgtaattaagagaataattgcgtaattaaagaattaagtagagagagtaagtagagagagtaggagaagagatgagttgtgaatgaaaatgattgaaagtggtgggtatttatagaaaaattccAACGGCTATAAACGGCTAGTTTCCAACGGATCTTttcacggttccatggaaccgttgggccggttcacccggaccggtcccggttccggttccatggaaccgctggATCgattcaaccggaccggtcccggttccggttccgtggaaccgttCGACCGGTTCCGATTCCAAACCGCGGTTTTTAAGTCCGGTTCATGAAGTTTTTTTCCGAcagtttcacggttccggcaactttttttccggcggtttcacggtttcgcggttcggggcggttcggaacctgtcgcaaacggttccggttccggtttcgattccaagcggttcgggaccggttcggttctgCCTAACTGTAATGAACAACTTTTGTGATTGTAATTACTAAGCTCCAATAGCATTTTGTATGAACTTGGATCTTAATCCTCTTTTGTAATGAACCATGTTGGTATGCATTTAGATTCGAATTATTTTGTAATGAATAGCTTTTAAAATGAATGATAAAGTACAAAGCACAATTTGGAATAGATATTACCTAAGTTTACATTGCAAATTACATATTACCTAAGCTTACATAGATACCATTTCATTGCTTATAATCTTACTTTACAATGGCAAGAACCAACAACACTAGGTAAAACATTATAACAAATTTCATAAAACAACAACCTTGAGTAAGCTATCAATCTTCTTTGACAACCCTAGAACAGTAGCTTTAAGTTCAGCAAATTGTTCCCCATTCATCATTACAGGAGTAGCCACTTGAACCTCTGGATCTGCAGCTTCATCAAGGTTTTCCTTCAAATACGCATCATAACCCCATTCAAATGCTTGGCACGACATACATTTGTAATAGATTATTTCCAGATTGTTTATAGAACCCGAAACCCTAACATCATAGAACTTTGTTGAATCACAGTAGCATTTCATCAACCTTATCCAGCTATCATCAACTTCAATAGAATTAACATTAGGGCTTCCAGGTGGTCTTCTAGAAGTGTCGGGGTAAACCTTACCGCAAAATGAAGAGTATCTTGAAGAAGCATGAATGGATAGAGAGAATGAAGAGGAAAggaaaaagggaagaagaagaaacgtGTGTTTTGAAATCTGATGAGCCTGAATGTATAAGCAACCATAAACTAACCACGATTAggtcaaattcaaaaataaacgaTAAGATAACGGTAAAAACTTATATAATGTCatggttgtaattagcatgatATGCTGGGGGTACCATTAATAAtcgaaaaataaaatgatactaaaaataaagtgcAATAACACAAGGGTATGCGGGTATATTGATGATAATTTCCTTAAATATTACTGCTATGCGTTTAAGTATATAGTATTATGCTTAACATGAATTTTATCTTAAACTATAATGGTGTTAACGGCTTGTTCAAAACAGAGTTGCCTCACCCGTTAACTAAGTGATCATGACTCATGAGGCCCATGATCACCACTTTATCTTCAAGAGCTCTGTTTTTCTGCACTGCATGGCTTATCTAACAACAATCAGCCCAACATCTAACCTTCTTAATCCCCTTAATTTTAAACCCAGAAATTCCTTAATTACTCCCAAATTAAATCCAACCCATGTTTCAGAGAAGCAACAGGACAAAAAATCTTGCTTCTTAGAGTTATCTTCTTTGTCTAGGAATGGAAGACTTAAAGAAGCAGTAAATCTTCTTTCTCAGATGCACTACAATTGTGTCCAAATTGGCCCTgaattttatgttgaattacTACAGGGGTGTGTTTGTGATCAATCTTATTTTCTGGGTCAGCAAATTCATGGGTTAATCATTAAAAAAGGTGAAATCTTTATTAAAAATGAGTACATTGAAACCAAATTGGTTATCTTTTATGCAAAATGTGATGAATTAGATAGTGCTAGAAGGTTGTTTACAAGATTGTGTATCAAAAATGTGTTTTCATGGGCAGCTATAATTGGGTTAAATTCTAGGATAGGGTTAAATGAACAAGCTTTATTCGGTTATTGTGAAATGCTTGAAAATGGAATTTTTCCTGACAATTTTGTGATTCCTAATGCATTAAAGGCTTGTGGTGCATCTCAATGTATTGTATTTGGAAGGGGAATCCATGGGTTTATGATTAAggtgggttttgaagaatgtATGTATGTTGCAAGTAGTTTGGTTGATATGTACGGAAAATGTGGAATTCTTGAGGATGCAAAGaaggtgtttgatgaaatgtctGTGAAAAATTCTGTGGTGTGGAATTCAATGATTGTAGGATATGTACAAAATGGAATGAATGAGGAAGCAATTCAGTTGTTTTATGACATGATGTTTGAAGAGATTGAACCAACTCGGGTTACCATGTCAAGTTTACTATCAGCATCTGCGAATTTAGGAGCTGCGGAAGAAGGTAGACAAGGGCATGCACTTGCAGTTTTGTATGGTTTAGAATTGGATAGTATTTTAGGAAGTTCATTGATTAACTTTTACTCTAAGATTGGTTGGGTTGAAGATGCTGAACTAATATTCACTAGAATGGTGGAGAAAGATGCAGTTACTTGGAACTTGCTAATCTCTTGTTATGTACAGCAAGGTTTGCCTGAAACAGCTATAAATATGTGTCGTGTTATGACATCGAAAGGGTTAAGATTCGATTGTGTTACTATGGCTTCTTTCTTTTCCGCGTGTGCTTATACAGGTGATACCGAACTTGGTAAGCAGGGCCATTGCTACTGCATAAGAAATCTCCTCGACTCTGATGTTGCTGTTGCATCTAGCTTGATTAGCATGTATTCCAAATTCAAGGAAACAGGTTATGCAGTACGAGTATTTGACTCTTCGTTAGAGAAAGATCTTGTCCTATGGAATGCGTTATTAGCTGCGTGTGCAGAACGAGGGTTGGGTGGTAAAGCCTTGGAGTTGTTTTATCAGATGCAGCTGCAGGGCTTTCGACCAAATCTGATATCTTGGAATTCTTTACTTTGTGCACTCTTACGGAGTCACCAAGTGAATGAGGCAAAAAGTATGTTCTTACAAATGCATTTACTTGGTTTTGAACCAAATGTGATAACCTGGACTACTTTTTTAACAGGTTTAGCTCAAAATGGGCTTGCTGTTGACGCGATACTGCACTTTCAGAAAATGCAAGAATCGGGATTACAGCCAAATACTAGAACTATAACTGGCTTGCTCTCAGCTTGCATAGATATGACATCCTTACTTCTCGGAAAATCGATTCATGGCTACGTCATAAGGCAAGGCCATCAATTCTCTGTAGAACTTTCAACTTCTTTGGTTGATATGTATGCCAAATGTGGAAATATAACTCATGCAAGGAAGATTTTTAACATGATGTCAGACAAAAGTTTAGCATTATACAATGCCATGATATCCGGTTATGGATTGCATAGTAAGGTTTCAGACGCTCTTGCATTGTACGAGTATATGCAGGAGGAGGGCTTAGAACCCGATGATGTAACCTTCACGAGCATTCTTTCAGCTTGCAGTCATGGAGGGCTGGTGAATAAGGGGTTTGATCTATTCGCTGATATGGTGTCGAAATACAACATATCTCCAAGAATGGAACATTACGGCTGTTTGGTTACACTTCTTTCTCGATGTGGTAATCTGGACGAGGCTATTATGGTGATTATGAGTACGCCGCTTGAGCCCGATGCAGAAATGTTAGGATCACTGCTAATTGCGTGCAGGGAATGGAATCAGATAGAACTTGCTGAATACATATCAACGTACTTACTTGAACTGGAACCTAATAATTCGGGAAACTATGTTACACTTTCAAATATAAGTGCATCAGCTGGAAGGTGGGCCGAAGCATCAGAGTGGAGGAATTTGATGAAAAGTCGGGGTCTGAACAAGAAACCTGGATGCAGTTGGGTTCAAATCGGGTCAGAATCTCACGTATTTGTTTCGAGTGATAGATCGCATCCTCAAAGGGATGAGATCAACATGATTCTTGCACTGTTAGAAACAGAGATGAGATCAAATATTTTGTCTTTTAATTTGGAAATTTGTTTCTCTTAGCAGTGGTGTAAATTGATATAAAAGCCTAGTTCATTCCTGAGATTTGATCAAAATGCTCGATATTTAATCACGACTCATGAAAACCCCAGATATCTTATCCATACAGGGTTCAAACATGAAAAAATTTACTCCAGAACAGGACTAGAAAACTGGTTCTTGGAAGGTTTTCATCATTGCTCAATAAATTGAGGACTTCAGAATGTTTGAAAAAACAATTGATATTCTGATGAAGGCATCATGATCATGGCAAGTATATTTCGGAAATCTTGGTATTGATCTGTTGATAATAATAGTATGGAAAGTAGTTTTAGGATAGATGCATGATTTGCTAATTTCTATATTAATTAGGTATATGAGCAAGTTGATAATATCCATGGTTCTTTTACAGTTATGATTATCTCCAAGCAAGATTGTTCAGCACATGGGAGGAACTGATACGCATTTTAAGGACCTAAACAGAATTTCCTTTCTTATTCTTTTATGTTTCTTTATTTTCCCTTCTTGGTTAAGTAAATATTGCCTCCTGAATCACGTGCCAATTTCTTGAACTTGAATTATCCACTAATCCTGGTTCCTGAATTATTAACTAATATTTTGTCTATGAATTGGTATTCCTGATCCAGACACATACAGATTTACATAAGACTAATTTGGATCTATACTTTAAAATTTCTTtcgttttttcttttctaatgtaaattaaacttttcttttcaaaaagttgaactaaaaatatgtttattatttgATAAGAAAGTCTTATTTAGCATTCTCTTCTCCTCAATTTTACTTATAAATTATCAAAGAAGCAGTTCATTTTCGTCTGTGTGTGTTGAACTCATAACGTAGGTGGGGCTATAAGTGGGCAAAGCCAACCACTGCCTACCCTAAAAATTTTTTGGCCCTCTCTCCTTTTGGTTCTCACTTTATTTGAAAAACTACCTTTCTTTGtctcattttaatttaaacGCTTTGACTTTTAcacaatttataaattttacttcGACTTTTTTAGATAGTTGATGTGCTCATTTATGAGTACGTTTACGACTCCTTTTTAGTGTCCGGTCTACCATTTATTAATTGACATTACGTACATCATGTGTGATTTTACCTTGTTCGTGTCTTCGGGttgttttgtggttatttaAGGTGTTTCAGAGACAACAAAGTCAAATTCCATGTGTTTGGGACTTTGGCACGCAAACCGAGACTTTTCTGAAGGCCCGTTAAAGTTCTGAAGCTCCATGGTGCCTTAAAGAAACATTGATGCTAAGAACTCACTACATTTGGTTGAGCAACCTCCCATTCAGTTGAATGGGAGTTTCTACATTTCCCTAAACCAATTCTGTTATGGTCGAATGATGAATAACTTTAAGCAAAGCTAGATTTATTCGGTCGTATGGACCTTTGGGTTTGGCCAAATGATGTTGGTGTGCTATATGCTTTTATGCGTTAGAAAGGGCGAATTGAGAAAGGATTCGGGCGAATTGcctccattcgaccgaatgggcaATTTGATTCGATTGAATGGTTATTGTTGGTTGTACATGAAGTTTGCACTAGCTCGAGATTCGATCGAATAGCCTTCCTTTTGGGCAAATGAGAATTGTTTTCCGCGGGATTGTTTTTCTTCTCAAGCCCATCTTATGAGCTTCTAATGGCATTTTGGACCCCTTGTTTTTAAGCTATAAATACTCCAATTTTCTAATGGATGCACTCATGCCTATTGTTATCCAAACCATAGGAAATAACCTCTTTATTgcttttatttagtttatacCCTAGTATAGATTTAAGCtttctttaatgctttcatttattTGTTTCCTCTACACTTCAATTTCTttcgtttttaagcatttagtTACAAGTTTTGTATTGGATTGAAGCTTTCAATTCAagcttttcattttattgtaaGTTTTCATTTTCGTAAGTTATTTATTGCTTTGGTTATTGCATGCATTACTTTGTCTTGCTTTCGTTATGGTTATTGCTTTCTGTATTGCTTGGATATAATAGTTACTTTCATTCCTTATTGCTTCATTTATTCCTTTCTTGTTGGTTTCATTCAAGTTAATCATACTTCCATTCATTgctttgtttattgtttttgtCTTAGTTATTTCTAATATGAGTAAGTAGTTTCTTTACGAGTTTGATTAGTGAAGCCCTAGAAATGGTCTTGTCTTTAATTGTATAATATTAGAGTTTGAGGTTAATGATGCTTATTTATTGACACTCGATACAAATTCTTTCTTGCCACTCCTAGTGAGATATAtggcgattataggtcgttcgtgtggTTTGTGGgatcaccaacttcctctcagTATCTTGAGAGTCATTGTAACACCcataatttttaggaaaaattaccctaaataatacgaactttcactggtttcccaacaataataagaactttcaattaattataaataatacgaactttgacatGTGTTTTCCGCTGGTATACTAATTTACCTGTAACCGGTAAATGTGCTGAtctctttttcaaattttttttctgataaaattaaggaaaagaaaGAGCTGCTTCTCCCTCACGCAACTGGTATATGCATCTTCCTCACGCAGCTGCTTCTCCCTCTTCACAAACATTCACTGATTTCCATTGATTCTCTCTCGTTCTCACGCATCAACTACAAAGATATCATCTCATTCGTGGTTAGTTTATTCTTCTCAATTGCAATATATATctctaaattttgttttaatcccAAAAGGTTTGTATCCATTTAGTCGAAAATGGATGAAATTATGTGTCCATTTACTCGAAAATGGATGGAATTTTGTTTCCATTTTGTCAATCCATACATGATTATTGTTTGATGTTAATTAAAAACATTTGTGCACTCGAAAATGGATGTAATTTAGTGTTTTTTATCCATTTAGTCGATAATGGATGAAATTGTGTGTCCATTTACTCGAAAATGGATGGAATTTTATTTCCATTTTCTCAATCCATACATGATTATTGTTTGATGTTAATTAAAAACGTTTGTGCACTCGAAAATGGATGTAATTTAGTGTTTTTTATCCATTTAGTCAAAAATGGATGAAATTTTGTGTCCATTTACTCAAAAATGGATGGAATTTTGTTTCCATTTTCTCAATCCATACATGATTATTGTTTGATGTTAATTAAAAACATTTGTGCACTCGAAAATGGatgtaatttaatgttttttgcttgtttttagGCTAATTTGAATGATTCAATTACTTTGAAGTTTGGTATGATGgggtattaaaaaaagaagttgtGGGGTTTGATTATATGAATGGGATATGTAAAACCATCTCCATAGACCTAGATAAGATGTCATTTTTTGAGTTAGAAGAAATTGTAAGGGAGGATCTTGGGGTAAAACATGAGTTTTGTCTTTGGTATCATTTACCTAATGCTGTTAGCTTTTTGGACGGGTTAAAGAGAGTTACCGATGATATTTGTGTTGGGAAAATGTCTGAAATAACAGTTGAAAATAGAGCATTATCTGTTTATGTAGTTAATGATAAGGATAATGAGATGTTGGTTCTAGAAATATCAAAAAGTGGTactaaacatagtgaagtttgGTCCACTGTTGGGAATAGGAAAAAGTTGACCCCTAAGAGAGCATCTAAGGCGAAAGAATCCCTTAGTGAAAGTTGCATACCtcttgaatattatttttctgAAGATGAGCAACATTTTGGTAATAGTGCTAAGGTACGTGATGAAGATGCATCTGAGGAGGATGATTCACAAGATCTTGATTATGAGCTATCGTATgaggaggaagatgaagatgaaatttCGGAGGAGCTTGTGCAAAGTCAAGATTTATCATTGTCATTCGAAAAAGTAGAGCAAGTGGGTGATTCTGTTTTGAAATTGGGTGAGTGTAGTAACACACAGAGTTTATCTGAGTATGAAAATagtatgatgaagatgatgatgctACTACCGATTTTAGGAAGTTTAAATGGATTGTTGGGCAAGTTTTTAGCACCCCATCAGTTGAATTTAAGGAGGCGGTAAGGAAATATGAAATTCATCAGGGAAgaaatgtaaaatttcatttgagTGACAAGTCTAAATTGAATAAGCTTGGTGTAAGGTGTATTGATGGTTGTCCTTTTAAGCTCTACGCTAGTTGGGATAAAACACGAGCTTCCTTTATTGTCAAGAAAGTTAATGGTGATCAGTGATCACACTTGTCAAAGAAACATGGATTCTAATCGTCAATTCAAAGCTTCTTGTTGTGCAGATCAGTTacttgatttattcaagtcaaGGCCACACATTCCTTCTGCAGAACTAGTTGATATTGTTAGGAAACAATTTCGAATTATCATTAGTAGGGGCTTTGTGTACAAGATTAAGTATGCTGCACATAGGAGGTTACATGGATCTATGAAACAATATTATCAGAAGCTCATGAGCTATGTTGGGGTTTTAGAACGAAGTAACCCTAATAGCCACTTCGTTGTTGTTACTGATCCAAGCACAAATCCATCCACATTTTTTTAGAGGTTTTTTGTTTGCTTTGAAGGGGTTAAAGATGGTCGGGTTGGTGGGTGCAAGAAAATATAGTGCATTGATGGTTGTTTTCTAAAAACATTCTTGGGGGGAATGCTATTAAGTGCAGTTGGGAGAGACCCTAACGAGCAAATGTATTCATTGGCTTGGGTTGTTGTTGAGGGTGAAAACAATGAATCATGGAAATGGTTCATTTTTGAATTGAAGAAGTGTGTGCCTCATGATAATGGTAAAGACTGGATAGTAATATCAGATGAACACCAGGTATACACCCTTCCCTACTGCTGTATTACTCCTATTGATGCTGCTGTGCATTTAATATACATCCATTTAGCCTCAAAATAGCTACTGATTTAGCTACTGTGCATTTAGCTGTTGTGTGCATTTAGCTGCTATGTGTATTTACCTGTGTGTATTAAGCTACTGTGCTGCATTTAGCAGGAAATGAAATGATAAATCAAAAGGATGTGTAAAGAACATAAGTACAGCCTCACAACAATTAGGATGTGTAAAGAACATTAAAATTCAATCAATAGGTATGTACAAAAAGGAGAATTTCAATTGTTTTAAGTAAGGTGGAAAAGATGCAAAGCCCCAAATTCAAAAGCTAAAAACCACACTTCACAAAGTATGTTAACTAATCATATCACAACTAATCACCCACTGGCTTCTAGAAAACAATGCACAGCAATGATAAGTAAGATTTAGAAATCTAAAACCAATTATTTTAAGGAAGTTCAAAAGCAAACTCTCAATTCAAGTTCTTCTGATAAAAGAAGTGGTATTCTTttgcaaaaatataaattaaatttaacttcCAACCTTTCTTTATCCAGCTTGTAACAACCCCAACTTTCACATATAGGTAGAGATTATTTCAATAATTTGATCCAACATTATTTGATTTTCCATGctcttaactttattttttgtgGGTCCCAAAGATTGATGTTGTGCATTTAGTATACATCCATTTAGCCTCAAAATAGCTACTGACTTCAATATACTGATGCTACTGATTTAGTATACAGAATGTTATTCCTAATCCAGCTTAACACACTTATCTATTGTACAGAGCATTTTGAGGGCAGTCCAGCTGGAGCTTTCAAAAGCAGAACATAGGCATTGTGCTAGGCACATCTACACAAATTGGAACAAGTCATTCAAAGGAGAAGAGATGAAATTATTGTTTTAGAGATGTGTCAAAGCATACAACTTGGCTAATTTTAAGGAAGCAATTAGTGAAATGGAGGACGTTAATCCGGTTGCTGTTGATGCCTTTAGGAAATGTGGTCCACACTTGTTTTGTAGATCTTTTGTAAAACTAGAAGGAAAGTGTAATGTTATTTTGAGCAATATGGTAGAAActtttaacaattaaattatgaaTGCTAAATCCCATCACTTAATAGATATGCTTGAAGAAATTAGATCAATGCTAATGAGGAGGATGGCTCATAAAAAGGAAGAGGCATTGAAGAAGTGGAAGGGTTTGTTATGTCCAAAGGTACAAAAAACGTTAGATTCAGAGAAGCAAGAAGT of the Amaranthus tricolor cultivar Red isolate AtriRed21 chromosome 6, ASM2621246v1, whole genome shotgun sequence genome contains:
- the LOC130814966 gene encoding pentatricopeptide repeat-containing protein At5g55740, chloroplastic-like isoform X1, whose translation is MTHEAHDHHFIFKSSVFLHCMAYLTTISPTSNLLNPLNFKPRNSLITPKLNPTHVSEKQQDKKSCFLELSSLSRNGRLKEAVNLLSQMHYNCVQIGPEFYVELLQGCVCDQSYFLGQQIHGLIIKKGEIFIKNEYIETKLVIFYAKCDELDSARRLFTRLCIKNVFSWAAIIGLNSRIGLNEQALFGYCEMLENGIFPDNFVIPNALKACGASQCIVFGRGIHGFMIKVGFEECMYVASSLVDMYGKCGILEDAKKVFDEMSVKNSVVWNSMIVGYVQNGMNEEAIQLFYDMMFEEIEPTRVTMSSLLSASANLGAAEEGRQGHALAVLYGLELDSILGSSLINFYSKIGWVEDAELIFTRMVEKDAVTWNLLISCYVQQGLPETAINMCRVMTSKGLRFDCVTMASFFSACAYTGDTELGKQGHCYCIRNLLDSDVAVASSLISMYSKFKETGYAVRVFDSSLEKDLVLWNALLAACAERGLGGKALELFYQMQLQGFRPNLISWNSLLCALLRSHQVNEAKSMFLQMHLLGFEPNVITWTTFLTGLAQNGLAVDAILHFQKMQESGLQPNTRTITGLLSACIDMTSLLLGKSIHGYVIRQGHQFSVELSTSLVDMYAKCGNITHARKIFNMMSDKSLALYNAMISGYGLHSKVSDALALYEYMQEEGLEPDDVTFTSILSACSHGGLVNKGFDLFADMVSKYNISPRMEHYGCLVTLLSRCGNLDEAIMVIMSTPLEPDAEMLGSLLIACREWNQIELAEYISTYLLELEPNNSGNYVTLSNISASAGRWAEASEWRNLMKSRGLNKKPGCSWVQIGSESHVFVSSDRSHPQRDEINMILALLETEMRSNILSFNLEICFS
- the LOC130814966 gene encoding pentatricopeptide repeat-containing protein At5g55740, chloroplastic-like isoform X2, encoding MTHEAHDHHFIFKSSVFLHCMAYLTTISPTSNLLNPLNFKPRNSLITPKLNPTHVSEKQQDKKSCFLELSSLSRNGRLKEAVNLLSQMHYNCVQIGPEFYVELLQGCVCDQSYFLGQQIHGLIIKKGEIFIKNEYIETKLVIFYAKCDELDSARRLFTRLCIKNVFSWAAIIGLNSRIGLNEQALFGYCEMLENGIFPDNFVIPNALKACGASQCIVFGRGIHGFMIKVGFEECMYVASSLVDMYGKCGILEDAKKVFDEMSVKNSVVWNSMIVGYVQNGMNEEAIQLFYDMMFEEIEPTRVTMSSLLSASANLGAAEEGRQGHALAVLYGLELDSILGSSLINFYSKIGWVEDAELIFTRMVEKDAVTWNLLISCYVQQGLPETAINMCRVMTSKGLRFDCVTMASFFSACAYTGDTELGKQGHCYCIRNLLDSDVAVASSLISMYSKFKETGYAVRVFDSSLEKDLVLWNALLAACAERGLGGKALELFYQMQLQGFRPNLISWNSLLCALLRSHQVNEAKSLAQNGLAVDAILHFQKMQESGLQPNTRTITGLLSACIDMTSLLLGKSIHGYVIRQGHQFSVELSTSLVDMYAKCGNITHARKIFNMMSDKSLALYNAMISGYGLHSKVSDALALYEYMQEEGLEPDDVTFTSILSACSHGGLVNKGFDLFADMVSKYNISPRMEHYGCLVTLLSRCGNLDEAIMVIMSTPLEPDAEMLGSLLIACREWNQIELAEYISTYLLELEPNNSGNYVTLSNISASAGRWAEASEWRNLMKSRGLNKKPGCSWVQIGSESHVFVSSDRSHPQRDEINMILALLETEMRSNILSFNLEICFS